A stretch of Helicobacter pylori DNA encodes these proteins:
- a CDS encoding F0F1 ATP synthase subunit B, with product MVLVKIVLGFLILLSPLYATGLDISQTDIIERSLNFLLFVGILWYFLAKRLRSFLHSKSLEISKRLEEIQAQLKVSKENKKKLLKELEQAKEKAELIISDANKEAYTITQKYELQTKIDVENLIKNSKSLMDLEVKKIKRELVESVFKDLRESKKVSFNAQDCVNILKQRL from the coding sequence ATGGTGTTAGTTAAAATAGTGTTAGGGTTTTTGATCCTTTTAAGCCCTTTGTACGCTACTGGATTGGATATTTCACAAACAGACATTATAGAGCGATCTTTAAATTTTCTCTTGTTTGTGGGGATCTTGTGGTATTTTTTGGCTAAAAGATTGCGTTCATTTTTACACTCCAAAAGCCTTGAAATCTCCAAACGCTTAGAAGAAATTCAAGCCCAACTCAAAGTGAGTAAAGAAAATAAGAAAAAACTCCTTAAAGAATTAGAGCAAGCCAAAGAAAAAGCTGAATTGATTATTTCTGATGCGAATAAAGAAGCCTACACGATCACGCAAAAATACGAATTGCAAACCAAAATAGATGTGGAAAATTTGATCAAAAATTCTAAGTCGTTGATGGATTTAGAAGTTAAAAAGATCAAAAGAGAGCTGGTTGAAAGCGTTTTTAAAGATCTAAGAGAGAGCAAAAAAGTGTCTTTCAATGCGCAAGATTGCGTGAATATTTTGAAACAAAGGCTTTAA
- a CDS encoding FoF1 ATP synthase subunit B', translated as MNISVNPYLMAVVFVVFVLLLWAMNVWVYRPLLAFMDNRQAEIKDSLAKIKTDNTQSVEIGHQIETLLKEAAEKRREMLAEAIQKATESYDAVIKQKENELNQEFEAFAKQLQNEKQALKEQLQAQMPVFEDELNKRVAMGLGS; from the coding sequence ATGAATATATCGGTTAACCCCTATTTAATGGCGGTCGTTTTTGTAGTGTTTGTGTTGTTGTTGTGGGCGATGAATGTTTGGGTGTATAGGCCTTTGTTGGCTTTTATGGATAACAGACAGGCAGAGATAAAGGATAGCTTGGCTAAAATCAAAACGGATAACACCCAAAGCGTGGAGATTGGCCATCAAATTGAGACTCTTCTTAAAGAAGCCGCTGAAAAGCGCAGAGAAATGTTAGCAGAAGCGATTCAAAAAGCCACAGAGTCTTATGACGCTGTGATCAAGCAAAAAGAGAACGAACTCAATCAAGAGTTTGAAGCGTTCGCAAAGCAATTGCAAAATGAAAAGCAAGCGCTAAAAGAGCAATTGCAAGCGCAAATGCCGGTATTTGAAGACGAATTAAACAAGCGTGTGGCTATGGGTTTAGGGAGTTGA
- the soj gene encoding chromosome partitioning ATPase Soj — MSEIIAVANQKGGVGKTTTAVNLAASLAAHEKKILLIDFDPQANATSSLGFRRDKIDYDIYHVLIGRKQISQVILKTQMPFLDLVPSNLGLAGFEKTFYDSQDENKRGELMLKNALESVVGLYDYIIIDSPPALGPLTINSLSAAHSVIIPIQCEFFALEGTKLLLNTIRMLQKSTNPKLKIRGFLPTMHVPQLNLTKGVLAELFKYFDSEFFRDSATGEYIMIPKSVKLAESPSFGKPILLYDIKSNGSIAYQKLAQSILQG; from the coding sequence ATGAGTGAAATCATTGCAGTGGCTAATCAAAAAGGGGGTGTGGGCAAAACGACAACAGCGGTTAATTTAGCGGCTTCTTTAGCGGCGCATGAAAAAAAAATCTTGCTGATTGATTTTGACCCTCAAGCCAACGCCACTTCAAGCTTGGGTTTTAGGCGCGATAAAATTGATTATGATATTTATCATGTGTTGATTGGTCGTAAGCAAATTTCTCAAGTGATCTTAAAAACCCAAATGCCTTTTTTGGATCTAGTGCCTTCTAATTTGGGTTTGGCCGGGTTTGAAAAAACCTTTTATGATAGCCAAGATGAGAATAAACGAGGCGAGCTCATGCTCAAAAACGCCTTAGAGAGCGTGGTGGGACTTTATGATTATATCATTATTGATTCCCCGCCAGCTCTAGGGCCTCTCACGATCAATTCGCTTTCAGCAGCCCATTCGGTGATCATTCCTATCCAATGCGAATTTTTCGCCCTTGAAGGCACTAAATTATTGCTCAACACCATTAGAATGCTGCAAAAAAGCACGAACCCTAAGCTCAAAATCAGAGGGTTTTTACCCACAATGCATGTCCCTCAACTCAATTTGACAAAAGGGGTTTTAGCGGAATTGTTCAAGTATTTTGACTCAGAGTTTTTTAGAGATTCAGCTACAGGAGAGTATATTATGATCCCTAAAAGCGTGAAACTAGCGGAATCGCCTAGCTTTGGTAAGCCCATCTTGCTCTATGATATTAAATCTAATGGCAGTATCGCTTATCAAAAATTAGCTCAAAGTATTCTTCAAGGGTAG
- the atpD gene encoding F0F1 ATP synthase subunit beta — protein MEGKIIQVLGPVVDVEFESYLPAIFEALDINFEVNGTQKSLVLEVAAHLGGNRVRAIAMDMTEGLVRNQIVKARGKMIEVPVGEEVLGRIFNVVGESIDNLESLKPSLTWPIHRKAPSFEQQSTKTEMFETGIKVIDLLAPYSKGGKVGLFGGAGVGKTVIIMELIHNVAYKHNGYSVFAGVGERTREGNDLYFEMKEGGVLDKVALCYGQMNEPPGARNRIAFTGLTMAEYFRDEKGLDVLMFIDNIFRYAQSGAEMSALLGRIPSAVGYQPTLAGEMGKLQERIASTKNGSITSVQAVYVPADDLTDPAPASVFAHLDATTVLNRKIAEKGIYPAVDPLDSTSRILSPQMIGEKHYEIATGIQQVLQKYKDLQDIIAILGLDELSEEDKKTVERARKIEKFLSQPFFVAEVFTGSPGKYVTLQETLEGFGGILEGKYDHIPENAFYMVGSIQEVLEKAKNMKNS, from the coding sequence ATGGAAGGTAAAATCATTCAGGTTTTAGGCCCTGTGGTAGATGTGGAGTTTGAATCCTATCTACCGGCGATTTTTGAAGCACTAGACATTAATTTTGAAGTCAATGGCACTCAAAAATCTTTAGTTTTAGAGGTGGCAGCCCATTTGGGCGGTAATCGGGTGCGAGCGATTGCTATGGATATGACAGAAGGCTTGGTGCGTAACCAGATCGTCAAAGCTCGTGGCAAGATGATTGAAGTGCCTGTGGGCGAAGAAGTGTTGGGGCGTATTTTTAATGTTGTGGGCGAGAGCATTGACAATTTAGAGTCTCTTAAGCCGTCCTTGACTTGGCCCATTCACAGAAAAGCCCCTAGTTTTGAACAACAAAGCACTAAAACAGAAATGTTTGAAACCGGCATTAAAGTCATTGACTTGCTCGCGCCTTATTCTAAGGGCGGTAAAGTAGGCTTGTTTGGTGGGGCTGGCGTGGGGAAAACGGTGATCATTATGGAGCTTATCCACAATGTGGCTTATAAGCATAACGGGTATTCAGTGTTTGCGGGTGTGGGGGAGCGCACCAGAGAAGGGAATGATCTGTATTTTGAAATGAAAGAAGGGGGCGTTTTAGACAAAGTCGCGCTGTGCTATGGGCAAATGAATGAGCCACCAGGCGCTAGGAATCGCATCGCATTCACCGGCTTGACGATGGCGGAGTATTTTCGTGATGAAAAGGGCTTAGATGTGTTGATGTTCATTGATAACATCTTTAGATACGCTCAAAGCGGTGCAGAGATGAGTGCGCTATTAGGCCGTATCCCTTCAGCGGTGGGGTATCAGCCCACGCTAGCCGGGGAAATGGGGAAACTTCAAGAGCGCATCGCTTCCACTAAAAATGGCTCTATCACTTCCGTTCAAGCGGTGTATGTGCCAGCAGACGATTTGACTGACCCAGCCCCTGCTTCGGTGTTTGCGCACTTAGATGCGACTACGGTGTTGAATAGAAAGATCGCTGAAAAAGGGATTTATCCAGCAGTTGATCCCTTGGATTCCACTTCAAGGATTTTAAGTCCTCAAATGATTGGCGAGAAGCACTATGAAATCGCCACCGGTATCCAGCAAGTTTTGCAAAAATACAAGGATTTGCAAGATATTATTGCGATTTTGGGATTGGACGAATTGAGCGAAGAGGATAAAAAAACGGTTGAAAGGGCCAGAAAAATTGAGAAGTTTTTATCCCAGCCGTTTTTTGTGGCTGAAGTGTTTACGGGAAGTCCCGGTAAATACGTGACTCTCCAAGAGACTTTAGAGGGCTTTGGAGGGATTTTAGAAGGTAAATACGATCATATTCCTGAGAACGCGTTTTACATGGTGGGCAGCATTCAAGAGGTTTTAGAAAAAGCTAAAAACATGAAAAATTCCTAA
- a CDS encoding biotin--[acetyl-CoA-carboxylase] ligase: MRQCEKRVFDSLPSTQTYLLEKLKNNELKAPILIVAKNQSAGIGSRGNVWEGAKSALTFSLALNASDLPKDLPMQANALYLGFLFKEVLKELGSQTWLKWPNDLYLGSQKIGGVLVNVYKGMRVCGIGVNRVSTKWACLDIGASDDLIIEGFLKKIEENLFWGEVLSKYALEFHRSNSFSFHNDWGELVSLKDAELLEDGRICIKGKIYDRM; this comes from the coding sequence ATGAGACAATGTGAAAAAAGGGTTTTTGATAGCCTGCCTTCCACGCAAACCTATCTTTTAGAAAAACTTAAAAATAACGAACTCAAAGCCCCTATTTTGATTGTGGCTAAAAACCAAAGCGCTGGGATAGGCAGTAGGGGGAATGTTTGGGAGGGTGCAAAAAGCGCTTTGACTTTTTCACTCGCTTTAAACGCAAGCGATTTGCCTAAAGATTTGCCCATGCAAGCGAACGCTTTGTATTTGGGGTTTTTATTCAAAGAAGTTTTAAAAGAATTAGGCTCTCAAACCTGGCTCAAATGGCCTAACGATTTGTATTTAGGGAGTCAAAAAATAGGGGGCGTGCTGGTTAATGTTTATAAAGGCATGCGGGTGTGCGGCATTGGCGTGAATAGGGTTTCAACAAAATGGGCATGTTTAGATATTGGCGCGAGCGATGATTTGATTATAGAGGGCTTTTTAAAAAAAATAGAAGAAAATCTTTTTTGGGGGGAAGTTTTAAGTAAGTATGCGTTAGAATTTCATAGAAGCAACTCTTTTAGTTTCCATAATGATTGGGGCGAATTGGTGAGTTTGAAAGATGCGGAATTGTTAGAAGACGGTCGCATTTGTATTAAAGGTAAGATTTATGATAGGATGTGA
- the atpG gene encoding ATP synthase F1 subunit gamma, translated as MANLRDIRKKIGSVKNTQKITHAMKLVSTSKLRKAEEVARNSRAYALKLDAVFDDVLSKMKNQGIEDIQSKYFRELERLEIKKVDIIFITADKGLCGGFNTNTIKKVLACTNEYKEKDIKVRLRGIGKKGNEYFSFNGIEVLDKINNLSSMPNYERAQEFMKKVVEDYLSGKTDKVIIIHNGFKNMISQEIRVKTILPIGYKIIHQNPHPNEAQETITSEPSGSEDEILDSLAEKYVEYSLYYALIDSLAAEHSARMQAMDTATNNAKDLVKTLTISYNKARQEAITTELVEINAGVEALK; from the coding sequence ATGGCGAATTTAAGAGACATTAGAAAGAAAATTGGAAGCGTTAAAAACACGCAAAAAATCACGCATGCGATGAAACTCGTTTCCACTTCCAAGCTAAGAAAAGCTGAAGAAGTTGCAAGAAATTCCAGAGCGTATGCACTGAAACTAGACGCTGTGTTTGATGATGTGCTATCCAAGATGAAAAATCAAGGGATTGAAGACATTCAAAGCAAGTATTTTAGGGAATTAGAAAGACTTGAAATCAAAAAAGTGGATATTATTTTTATCACAGCTGATAAGGGGCTTTGTGGGGGCTTTAACACCAATACCATTAAAAAAGTTTTAGCATGCACGAATGAATACAAAGAAAAAGACATTAAAGTGCGTTTGCGCGGTATTGGTAAAAAGGGTAATGAGTATTTTAGCTTTAACGGGATAGAGGTTTTAGACAAGATCAATAATTTGAGTTCTATGCCTAATTATGAACGTGCGCAGGAATTCATGAAAAAAGTGGTAGAGGATTATTTGAGTGGGAAAACCGATAAGGTCATCATCATTCATAATGGCTTTAAAAACATGATCAGTCAAGAAATAAGAGTCAAAACAATTTTGCCTATTGGGTATAAAATCATCCACCAAAACCCTCATCCTAATGAGGCGCAAGAGACTATTACTAGTGAGCCAAGCGGGAGTGAAGATGAAATTTTAGACTCTTTGGCAGAAAAATATGTGGAGTATAGTTTATACTACGCTTTGATTGATTCTTTAGCCGCAGAGCATAGTGCTAGAATGCAGGCTATGGATACAGCGACGAATAACGCTAAAGATTTGGTTAAAACTTTAACTATTTCTTATAATAAAGCCAGACAAGAGGCGATTACGACCGAGCTAGTAGAAATCAATGCTGGCGTAGAAGCCCTAAAATAA
- a CDS encoding F0F1 ATP synthase subunit delta, producing the protein MQDLKVISKHYAKALKNHTKDNLALLEEIVVGLKNLAEAIKLHKLHQVLAHVSLKVKKEVVLEVLEKITPTKACSILKPVMEVVLKNNRLDMLELVAEELSFDSKRTLEATLLVPEKLENSELEAVQQKLQARFNAPVEIAQDTWSKKGVSLSVSSLDLEIGFSKEDILKKIEKQVIQSI; encoded by the coding sequence ATGCAAGATTTAAAAGTGATCTCCAAGCATTACGCTAAGGCGTTGAAAAACCACACTAAGGATAATTTGGCGTTATTAGAAGAAATTGTCGTGGGGCTTAAAAATTTAGCAGAAGCTATAAAATTGCACAAACTCCATCAAGTGTTAGCCCATGTTTCTTTAAAAGTTAAAAAAGAGGTTGTGTTAGAAGTTTTAGAAAAAATAACTCCCACAAAAGCATGTTCAATTTTAAAGCCTGTAATGGAAGTGGTGTTAAAAAATAACAGGCTTGACATGCTGGAATTAGTCGCTGAAGAGCTGTCCTTTGATTCTAAAAGGACTTTAGAAGCCACGCTTTTAGTCCCAGAAAAGCTTGAAAATAGTGAACTAGAAGCCGTGCAACAAAAATTGCAAGCGCGTTTTAACGCCCCTGTAGAAATCGCTCAAGACACTTGGTCTAAAAAAGGGGTTTCTTTGAGCGTTTCAAGCCTGGATTTAGAAATAGGCTTTTCTAAAGAAGATATTTTAAAGAAAATAGAAAAACAGGTTATTCAATCTATTTAA
- the atpA gene encoding F0F1 ATP synthase subunit alpha, which translates to MSQLKLEEISSVIEEKIKNFELDCDMAEVGKVVSYADGVAKVYGLNGVMSYEVLEFETGDKGVAANLEEDSVGVIVFGFGNNIKEGTSVKRTKSLMKVPVGDAVVGRVLNALGEPIDGKGEIETNEFSLIEQKAPGIMDRKSVHEPLQTGIKAIDALVPIGRGQRELIIGDKQTGKTTVAIDAIINQKGQNVICIYVAIGQKESTVAQVVRKLEEYGAMEYSVVINASASDSAAMQYLAPYSGVAMGEYFRDHARHALIVYDDLSKHAVAYREISLILRRPPGREAFPGDVFYIHSRLLERAAKLCDEKGAGSLTALPIVETQAGDVSAYIPTNIISITDGQIFLETDLFYSGIRPAINVGLSVSRVGGAAQIKATKQVSGTLRLDLAQYRELQAFTQFASDLDEASKKQLERGQRMVEVLKQAPYSPLPIEKQVVIIYAGAKGFLDSVSVKKVVDFEEQLHPFLEAKYPQVLEEIHTKKVLDKDLEAMLRKVLEEFKLTYSE; encoded by the coding sequence ATGTCCCAACTAAAATTGGAAGAAATCAGCTCGGTTATTGAAGAAAAAATCAAGAATTTTGAACTTGATTGCGATATGGCTGAAGTAGGAAAAGTCGTTTCATACGCTGATGGTGTGGCTAAGGTTTATGGCTTAAATGGTGTGATGTCGTATGAAGTGCTGGAGTTTGAAACAGGGGATAAAGGCGTTGCGGCTAATTTAGAAGAAGATAGCGTTGGCGTGATTGTGTTTGGTTTTGGCAACAATATTAAAGAGGGGACTAGCGTTAAACGCACGAAGAGTTTGATGAAAGTTCCTGTTGGCGATGCGGTTGTAGGGCGTGTGCTAAACGCTTTGGGTGAGCCTATTGATGGCAAGGGTGAGATAGAAACGAATGAATTTAGTCTCATAGAGCAAAAAGCCCCAGGCATTATGGACAGGAAATCGGTGCATGAGCCTTTACAAACTGGCATTAAAGCCATTGATGCGTTGGTGCCTATTGGGCGCGGGCAAAGGGAATTGATTATTGGGGATAAACAAACCGGTAAAACCACCGTAGCGATCGATGCGATCATTAACCAAAAAGGGCAAAATGTGATCTGTATCTATGTGGCTATTGGGCAAAAAGAATCCACTGTCGCGCAAGTGGTCCGCAAATTAGAAGAATACGGAGCGATGGAATACAGCGTCGTGATCAACGCTTCGGCTTCAGATTCAGCTGCAATGCAATATTTAGCCCCTTATTCAGGTGTGGCTATGGGGGAATACTTTAGAGATCATGCCCGCCATGCCTTAATCGTTTATGATGATTTGAGTAAGCATGCTGTCGCTTACAGAGAGATTTCTTTGATTTTGAGAAGACCCCCAGGTAGGGAGGCTTTTCCTGGAGATGTGTTTTATATCCACTCACGGCTTTTAGAAAGAGCGGCTAAACTTTGCGATGAAAAAGGTGCGGGTTCTTTGACCGCACTCCCTATTGTGGAAACTCAAGCGGGCGATGTTTCAGCTTATATCCCTACGAATATCATTTCTATTACAGATGGGCAAATTTTCTTAGAAACGGATTTGTTTTATTCAGGAATCCGCCCGGCTATCAATGTGGGCTTATCGGTTTCAAGGGTTGGAGGGGCCGCTCAAATCAAAGCGACCAAGCAGGTTTCAGGGACTTTGCGCCTGGATTTAGCGCAATACAGAGAGTTGCAAGCCTTCACGCAATTCGCTTCTGATTTAGATGAAGCGAGTAAAAAGCAATTAGAAAGGGGGCAACGCATGGTGGAAGTGCTCAAACAAGCCCCTTATTCGCCCTTGCCCATTGAAAAGCAAGTGGTCATTATTTACGCTGGGGCTAAAGGTTTTTTAGACAGCGTGAGCGTGAAAAAAGTCGTGGATTTTGAAGAGCAACTGCACCCTTTCTTGGAAGCAAAATACCCTCAAGTTTTAGAAGAAATCCACACTAAAAAAGTGCTAGATAAGGATTTAGAAGCCATGCTAAGAAAAGTCTTAGAGGAATTTAAGCTCACTTATAGCGAGTAG
- a CDS encoding ParB/RepB/Spo0J family partition protein, whose amino-acid sequence MAKNKVLGRGLADIFPEINEVYEQGLYERANRVVELGIDEVMPNPYQPRKIFSEDSLEELAQSIKEHGLLQPVLVVSENGRYHLIAGERRLRASKLAKMPTIKAIVVDIEQEKMREVALIENIQREDLNPLELARSYKELLESYQMTQEELSKIVKKSRAHVANIMRLLTLSSKVQNALLEEKITSGHAKVLVGLDEEKQELILNSIIGQKLSVRQTEDLARDFKINANFDNKKHGFKQTQTLIAEDELECLNQSLWDRYKLKAALKGNKIILRCYENSLLEAFMKKMMS is encoded by the coding sequence ATGGCAAAAAATAAAGTGTTGGGTAGGGGTTTAGCGGATATTTTCCCTGAAATTAATGAAGTGTATGAGCAAGGGCTGTATGAAAGAGCGAATCGAGTTGTGGAGCTTGGTATTGATGAGGTGATGCCCAATCCTTACCAGCCCAGAAAAATCTTTAGCGAAGATTCTTTAGAAGAGTTAGCGCAATCCATTAAAGAACATGGTTTGTTGCAGCCGGTTTTAGTGGTGAGTGAGAACGGGCGTTACCATTTGATCGCTGGTGAAAGGCGCCTAAGAGCGAGCAAATTGGCTAAAATGCCCACGATTAAAGCGATTGTTGTGGATATTGAGCAAGAAAAAATGCGTGAAGTCGCTTTGATTGAAAATATCCAGCGAGAAGATTTAAACCCTTTGGAATTGGCTAGATCTTATAAAGAATTGCTTGAAAGCTATCAAATGACCCAAGAAGAGCTGTCTAAAATCGTTAAAAAATCCCGAGCCCATGTGGCTAATATCATGCGTTTATTGACGCTCTCTTCTAAGGTTCAAAACGCTCTTTTAGAAGAAAAAATCACTTCAGGGCATGCAAAAGTTTTGGTGGGTTTGGATGAAGAAAAACAAGAATTGATTTTAAATTCCATCATAGGGCAGAAACTCAGCGTGCGCCAAACAGAAGATTTAGCACGTGATTTTAAAATAAACGCAAATTTTGACAATAAAAAACATGGTTTCAAGCAAACCCAAACGCTCATCGCTGAAGATGAATTAGAGTGCTTGAATCAAAGTTTGTGGGATCGTTACAAGCTTAAAGCGGCTTTAAAAGGGAATAAAATCATTTTACGATGTTATGAAAATTCTCTTTTAGAGGCTTTTATGAAAAAAATGATGTCTTAA
- the fmt gene encoding methionyl-tRNA formyltransferase, translating into MRIVFMGTPGFAEVILRALVENKNNQIEVVGLFTQIDKPFGRKKELKAPETKTYILENHLNIPIFQPQSLKEPEVQILKDLKPDFIVVVAYGKILSKEVLTIAPCINAHASLLPKYRGASPIHEMILNDDRIYGISTMLMDLELDSGDILENASFLREDYLDLDALSLKLAHMGADLLLSTLKNFHSITRKHQDHTQATFCKKITKADGLVGFKDAKSLFLKSLAFKSWPEIFLENSLKLLEVELVENEKSHKEGEILAIDEKGVLVGCLKGSVRIAQLQAVGKKPLKAKDYLNGKRLKVGGILA; encoded by the coding sequence ATGCGTATCGTATTTATGGGAACGCCTGGTTTTGCTGAAGTGATCTTAAGGGCGTTGGTTGAAAATAAAAATAACCAGATAGAAGTGGTGGGGCTATTCACTCAAATAGATAAACCTTTTGGGCGCAAAAAAGAATTGAAAGCCCCAGAGACTAAAACATACATTTTAGAAAATCATTTAAATATCCCTATTTTCCAGCCACAAAGTTTGAAAGAGCCTGAAGTTCAAATCTTAAAAGATCTAAAGCCTGATTTTATCGTGGTGGTGGCTTATGGTAAGATCTTGTCTAAAGAGGTTTTAACCATCGCTCCTTGCATCAATGCGCATGCCTCTTTATTGCCCAAATACAGGGGGGCTTCGCCCATTCATGAGATGATACTCAATGACGATAGGATTTATGGCATAAGCACCATGCTTATGGATTTAGAGTTGGATAGCGGGGATATTTTAGAGAACGCTTCTTTTTTAAGAGAAGATTATTTGGATTTAGACGCTTTAAGTTTAAAATTAGCGCATATGGGAGCGGATTTACTTCTTTCAACGCTCAAAAATTTTCATTCCATCACAAGAAAGCATCAAGATCACACGCAAGCTACTTTTTGTAAAAAAATCACCAAAGCCGATGGTTTAGTGGGTTTTAAAGACGCTAAAAGCTTGTTTTTAAAATCGCTTGCGTTTAAGAGTTGGCCAGAAATCTTTTTAGAAAACAGCCTTAAACTTTTAGAAGTGGAGTTGGTGGAGAATGAAAAGAGCCACAAGGAAGGCGAGATTTTAGCAATTGATGAAAAAGGCGTTCTTGTAGGCTGCTTGAAAGGCAGCGTGCGTATAGCACAGTTGCAAGCGGTGGGTAAAAAGCCCTTGAAAGCGAAGGATTATTTGAATGGCAAGCGTTTGAAAGTAGGCGGTATTTTGGCATGA